CTCATCTTGTTCTAGAGACGAAAAAgcataaaacaaataaagatgGAACATAGCAATACTAGACGCTATATCAAGGTAAGGAAAAAACAAGTAAAATTAAAGATTAAAGCCACAGCAACCAGCCTTTCATTATCTGTCTCTGAAGATGGACAACGCCAGAGTTGTCTAGACCAGTTGTTCTAGTCATAGCATCAGCAGGCTTGATTTCCGGCCCAAGCAAGCTGTCTCTAATTACAAAGTTGGACATATTCAATGTTGAAGCCATCTGGTATACTTTTGATCTCAAGTTTGCAGCCATGTCCTTGCGACGATTCATTTCTTTCTCAGTCCTATAAATGAGATGCAGAAGGATAAGCATACAACAAGAAAATGGTCATATAATATATTTCTCcattttgtgaagaaaaataATGCAGCAGGAAACCACGAGCTTAGAGATGTTTTCTTTAAATAACTTACATTTCCCTTTGTATCACTGAGCCACAAAAAGAACATTTGAACTTATATGTGAAAAAGATTAAGCGAAAGGCACCACGATGAATTAAATTCACCAATTATACTAGGGTTAAAGACTTTGCTATTGACCATCTATAGTTTATTTTCCTTCTTTGAGCAAGTATTTACAGATCTGTCTCAATTAAAAAGACTAAGTTATAGGCACCACAATGATTCCTGATTCTTATCTAATGGTAATTATTTCTGTAATTCGATAAATTAAGCAGTTCAATTAATATATCTTACAGAGATTGCTTTCCAGGAAGCTTTGACAAAAGAGACTGTAAGCTGTCCAGTCTGGTTGCTAATATAGTAATTTTCCTCCGAATTGCAGACGAATGGTGCTGTGCCTCCGGCCCAGTCACTGGCAATGAACTCCTTTCAGATATCATCTTGCTAATATCATCAGCAAGTTTGACTGCTTCATTATACTCCCTCACCCATGAGTCTCCAGCAGCTGCCATtgctatgattaaaaaaaaatagggaGTTTTCTGCTGATTAGCCGCTTTACTAAGTAATGATCATGTACACTTCATGAGGAACAAAATTTATAAGTAAATTTTCAACGACCATCTAACAACCAAATTTGGAGGGTCGAATGCCAAGGAGcaaaaattatttcattctttagaAGTTGTTTGACAATAAAATTGTCTGAAAgactcaaatttaaatcatttggtACTAGCACAAGCAACTTCAAAGTACCACAAAACAAAAGAGAAGATAACAACAGCAAATCTGACAACTTCGGTGTATCTAAAAATTGAACACCGTGCATAATTCCGGAAAACAAAATATGCCAAATGCTGAATTGATCTCAAATAAATAGGATTCTGTTTGTCATGTCTATATTAGTAAATAACCTCAATTCAGGAACACAGTTACACAGATGGCAACGGAGCAGCCAAAAAGCCtcgaaatgtaaataaataccatcaagtttttatataaattaatagatGCATGAGAAGCTGCGTTGAATTTCGAAATTCAACCAATTTTTCATATATTCTGTAAGGCTTAATAGAAATGTTACGGAAATGTAAGCAAATTCCTCATGGATTTTATTGATAACAAGGCTTATATAGTCATACAACTCTAACTGAAAGGAGAGAAAAAACAGTCCACAAATTTATTTGAGGGCCACGGCTATTGAAAAAGTCAAGAAACAAACAATCCTGAATTATTGGTATTTATTCTAACAGTACTTTGAAATAGTTAGTCCTAAGATATTAACTCCAACAATTCCTCCCTTGAACTTATTGTTATTGATAATGCAATTAGTTCATCTCAGGAACAGTGCACACTCCAAGTTCTTCACGGAACTTTTGGAAATCTCCCAATTTTAGCGGCTTTGTCATCAGATCAGCAACTTGATTTTGAGTTCCACAATAAACCAGATCAACAACTCCTTCCTTTGTAAGATCTCTGAGAAAGTGAAATCGCACATCTATGTGTTTGGACCGACCATGTAAGACTGGATTTTTGGATAACTTGATGGCAGAATTGTTGTCACACATCACCATGGTGCTTTCTTCTTGTAGATAACCAAGTTCTTTCAAAacattcctcatccaaacagcTTGGCATGCACAAGCTGCTGCTGCCACAAACTCCGCCTCAGTAGTTGATAAAGTGACAATGGGCTGCTTTCTAGATGACCAAGCTACTGCACCCTCACTCATCATAAACACGTAGCCAGAAGTACTTTTACGATCTTCCATATCTCCTGCATAATCACTATCTGTGAAAGCCAACAAGTTTTCTGCTCCTCCCTTCTTGTAGAAGATTCCATAATTCATGGTTCCTTTCAAATACCTTAAGGTCCTTTTTGCTGCTTGGAAGTGCAACTCAGTTGGATTGGCCATAAATCGACTAATCAGACTTACAACAAACATGAGATCAGGTCGTGTGGCTGTGAGATACATGAGGCTTCCCACAATCTGTTTGAAATAAGTCTCATCCACTTTGACTCCTTTCTCATCTCTGCATAATTTATACCCCGGAACCATGGGATTACAGACTGCATTGCTTTCCTTCATCCCAAAACGATCCAACACTTCTGCTGCATATTTcctttgacaaataaaaatgcCTTCTGTCTTCTGTAGAACTTCTATTCCAAGGAAAAATCTCATTTTTCCTAAGTCAGTCATATCAAACTCTTTCTTCATTGAACATTTGAATTCAATTATCATATCTGCATCATTACCAGTGAACAAaagatcatcaacataaataCTCACAATGAGAATCTTACCTTCATTGCTTCGTTTGATAAATAAAGTGTGTTCACTGTGACTTGCTTGAAAGCCCTCCTTAATGAAATAAGATTCAATCCGACTaaaccaagctcttggagcttgttttagTCCGTAAAGCGCCTTATACAGCTTGTACACTTTCTGCTCATTTCCCTTCTTTTCGTACCCCTTCGGTTGCTCCACATAAACTTCCTCGCTTAGCTCTCCATATAAAAATGCAGATTTGACATCTAGTTGGTAAAGCTTCCAGCCTTTGTTTGCAGCAAGTGCTATGATCATCCTCACAGTGTCCATTCTTGCTACAGGTGCGTACACCTCTGTATAATCTACTCCATGTTGTTGGGAATAACCTTTAACCACCAACCTTGCTTTGTATTTGTCAACTTCTCCGAGTTCATTCAGTTTAGTTTTGTAGACCCATTTCACTCCTATTCTTTTTGCCCCAGCTGGTAAATCTACTAACTtccatgtttgatttttttcaatAGAATTAATTTCTTCATCCATGGCCAATCTCCATTTCAGACTTTCCACAGCTTCCTCGAAATTCACTGGATCTGAAGATACAATAAGTGCCATATTCATTTCTTCTAATAGACCTTCACCTGAAACATAGTCTCTCATCCACATGGGAGGATGTCTAATTCTGTTCTCCCTAGCAttcatgcctacttcatcactgGTACTTGAGGAAACATGTGCATCTTCGGTTTCATCAAATTCAGCTTCTTCCTCTTCTGTATTTTCTTCACATTCTTCTTCATCATGGGTAGTACTTTCACTATCTTTCCATTCTAAATCTATTGACAGGTCCTTTTCGTAGCCTGCATCCCAATTCCATTGACTTTCTTCTTCAAAAAACACATCTCGActcaaaatgattttttttgtaataggATCATACAATCTGTACCCTTTTGACTCATCACTAATACCAAGAAGTACACATTTCATACTCTTATCTTCGAGTTTCGTCCTCTTAGCATCTGGAATATGGACATGTCCAATACATCCAAATACTTTGAAGTGCTCCACTGATGGTTTTTCTCCACTCCAAGCCTCTTCTGGAGTCATTTCCTTAACAGCTAGTGTAGGTGATCGGTTCAAAACATACACTGCCCATCTCACTGCTTCAGGCCAGAAAGTCTTAGGCATCTTTTTTTCTGATAACATTGATCTCACAAGGTTCATTATCGTTCGATTCTTGCGTTCGGCTACTCCATTTTGCTGCGGAGTGTAAGCCATAGTTAACTGCCTTCTTATCCCATTCTGCTTGCAAAATTCGTTAAAATCCATAGAGTTAAATTCTCCTCCCCTATCTGTACGCAAACACTTAATAGGCAAACCAGTTTCCTTTTCCACAAACACTTTGAAACACTTGAAGAGATAAAATGCTTCTGatttttctaataaaaaatatatccaTGCTTTTCTAGAG
This genomic window from Primulina huaijiensis isolate GDHJ02 chromosome 7, ASM1229523v2, whole genome shotgun sequence contains:
- the LOC140981480 gene encoding syntaxin-52-like — protein: MAAAGDSWVREYNEAVKLADDISKMISERSSLPVTGPEAQHHSSAIRRKITILATRLDSLQSLLSKLPGKQSLTEKEMNRRKDMAANLRSKVYQMASTLNMSNFVIRDSLLGPEIKPADAMTRTTGLDNSGVVHLQRQIMKEQDEGLEKLEETVLSTKHIALAVNEELDLHTRLIDNLDEHVEITDSRLQRAQTMLARLNKRTKGGCSCLSLCLSVIGIVILIVVIYLLVKYL